A single Eulemur rufifrons isolate Redbay chromosome 9, OSU_ERuf_1, whole genome shotgun sequence DNA region contains:
- the SLFN5 gene encoding schlafen family member 5 isoform X2, producing the protein MSLKVDLETNFAEYVLDVGKIILGTQQRREMDPQLQEKQNEIIMQAVCALLNSGGGMIKAEIENEDYDHESHGVGLDLPSIFRGYLDAMQQGKLFLIFVKSWNTEAGVRVATLCSNLYHRQRTSTDVMGPWEALAFLKGRTKTPVNVNDSNSLRPQEAQGDAQYEGNIEALAAALFDRGQLQYLEKLNFPESTHTAFIMFSANVLQCIKERLPKCVSALANTEGGYAFFGVHDETHQVIGCEKHKIKLTTLRAAVNGCIKKLPVHHFCAQRRGIRYVVKFLEVHDKGALHGHVCAIKVERFCCAVFAKDPNSWQMKDCSVKQLATKEWIAWMMEADPDLSRFSEMVLELSLSSATPRSRAVYTHKNLECLKERRNRYFPVSARKTSARQ; encoded by the exons ATGAGTCTCAAGGTTGATTTGGAAACAAATTTTGCTGAGTATGTCCTAGATGTAGGAAAAATCATCCTTGGGACTCAGCAAAGGAGGGAAATGGACCCTCAACTGcaggagaaacaaaatgaaatcatcaTGCAAGCAGTATGTGCTCTGCTGAATTCTGGTGGGGGCATGATCAAGGCTGAGATTGAGAACGAAGACTACGATCATGAAAGTCATGGAGTAGGGTTGGATTTGCCCTCGATTTTCAGAGGCTATTTAGATGCGATGCAGCAGGGAAAACTctttttgatttttgtgaaatcatggaacACAGAAGCTGGTGTACGAGTTGCTACTTTGTGCTCCAATTTGTACCACAGACAGAGAACATCTACTGATGTCATGGGTCCTTGGGAAGCTCTGGCGTTCCTCAAAGGGAGGACTAAGACTCCAGTGAATGTAAATGATTCCAATTCGTTACGTCCACAGGAAGCTCAGGGAGATGCACAATATGAAGGTAACATAGAGGCCTTGGCTGCTGCTTTATTTGATAGAGGACAGCTTCAGTATCTGGAAAAACTCAACTTTCCTGAGTCCACACATACTGCATTTATAATGTTCTCAGCAAATGTGTTACAATGTATTAAGGAGAGACTCCCCAAGTGTGTTTCTGCATTGGCAAATACTGAAGGAGGATATGCATTTTTTGGTGTGCATGATGAGACCCATCAAGTTATAGGAtgtgaaaaacacaaaataaaacttacCACCTTGAGGGCTGCTGTTAATGGCTGTATTAAGAAGTTACCTGTCCATCATTTCTGCGCACAGAGGCGTGGGATACGATATGTGGTTAAATTCCTTGAAGTACACGATAAAGGGGCCCTCCATGGACATGTCTGTGCAATCAAGGTGGAGCGATTCTGCTGTGCGGTGTTTGCCAAAGATCCTAATTCCTGGCAGATGAAAGACTGCAGTGTGAAACAGCTGGCCACAAAAGAATGGATCGCTTGGATGATGGAAGCCGACCCAG ATCTTTCCAGGTTTTCTGAGATGGTCCTTGAGCTGAGTTTGTCATCCGCCACACCCCGCAGCAGAGCTGTGTACACTCATAAGAATTTGGAATGTCTGAAAGAACGGCGGAATCGTTACTTTCCAG